A stretch of the Metopolophium dirhodum isolate CAU chromosome 8, ASM1992520v1, whole genome shotgun sequence genome encodes the following:
- the LOC132951477 gene encoding exostosin-1 translates to MQAKKRFILIWLIVILFILVMCLLKTTRKPEPLLHLTYNVKDVENLPSFIDDWHQSLEVGRPPAAKTYEARQQVPYHSSHRKTNKNCRMETCFDSSRCENDFRVFVYPLSELETSGLMTSTRSVLYQKMLDIIVESRYYTDEYTKACVFVIAIDTLDRDPLSPDYLRNIPMKMQRLRHWNGGRNHLIFNLYSGSWPDYNEDDLGFHTGDAILAKASMSVTNKRPGFDISFPLFHKKHPERGGEPGFVHSNTYPITKNYKLAFKGKRYVLGSGSETRNSIFHLHNGKDTIVVTTCKHGKNWKDAHDERCDVDNTLYEKYDYGSLLKNSTFCLVPRGRRLGSYRFLEALQAGCIPVLLSNNWALPFDEVIDWNKAVIWADERLLFQVPEVIHSISETKLFALRQQTQILWEQYFNTIEKIVFTTFEIIKERLPKFQSRDGIVWNTSPGALVSQHSFTEYLNFNLPFNYHLFGKQPTSNFTVVIFSQHNSLNTPLYRLVRNIAASKYLTQIIINSCADNNGKSGYQKIAGIQILVSSGNGCRRFEPLPFIKTEAILSLDDDVVLTTDEIDFAFHVWQSFPDRIVGFPARSHYWDNSKDSWLYTSKWTNEYSIILTGAAFYHQYYNTLYTQWLSPLLIKTVEQSHNCEDILMNFLVSHVTRRPPIKVSQRKHYKEQANNGMPKSPWNDPDHFMQRQTCLNTFVVLFGYMPLLQSSVRFDPILFKDPVSNFRKKYKQIELVSN, encoded by the exons atGCAAGCAAAAAAACGATTCATATTAATTTGGctcattgttatattattcattttggtTATGTGTTTACTAAAAACGACAAGAAAACCAGAGCCTTTGCTCCATCTAACCTACAATGTGAAAGATGTGGAAAATCTACCATCTTTCATAGATGACTGGCATCAAAGTTTAGAAGTTGGTCGTCCTCCTGCTGCAAAAACCTATGAAGCTAGACAACAAGTGCCATATCACAGCTCACATAGAAAAACTAATAAGAACTGCAG aatggAAACATGTTTTGACTCTTCGCGATGTGAAAATGATTTTCGAGTGTTTGTGTATCCATTGTCTGAATTAGAAACCAGTGGGTTAATGACTTCAACCCGTAGTGTTTTGTATCAGAAAATGTTGGATATTATCGTGGAGTCTCGGTATTACACAGATGAATACACCAAAGCTTGTGTATTTGTGATAGCTATTGATACTTTAGATCGAGATCCCTTGTCTCCAGACTACCTACGCAATATTCCCATGAAAATGCAGAGACTCAGACATTGGAACGGTGGCCGAAATCACTTAATTTTCAATCTATATTCTGGTTCTTGGCCAGATTATAATGAAGACGACCTTGGATTTCATACAGGAGATGCTATTTTAGCCAAAGCTAGTATGTCGGTCACTAATAAGAGACCTGGTTTTGAtatttcatttccattattCCACAAA aAACACCCAGAGAGAGGCGGTGAACCAGGTTTTGTTCACTCTAATACATATCCTATTACTAAAAACTATAAACTGGCGTTCAAAGGTAAACGTTATGTACTTGGCAGCGGGTCTGAGACTCGTAATTCTATTTTTCACTTACACAATGGAAAAGACACAATTGTAGTAACAACATGTAAACACGGAAAAAACTGGAAAGATGCTCATGATGAAAGATGTGACGTTGATAACACTTTATATGAAAA ataTGATTATGGATCTCTACttaaaaattcaacattttgtCTAGTTCCTAGAGGCCGCCGATTAGGATCTTACAGATTCTTAGAAGCTTTACAGGCCGGTTGTATTCCTGTTTTGTTGTCCAATAATTGGGCTCTACCTTTTGATGAAGTGATAGACTGGAATAAAGCTGTGATATGGGCTGACGAAAGATTGCTGTTTCAAGTACCAGAAGTGATTCATTCAATATCAGAAACAAAACTTTTTGCTTTGAGACAACAAACACAAATTCTATGGGAACAGTACTTTAATACAATTGAGAAAATTGTGTTTACTACATTTGag ATAATTAAAGAGCGTTTACCTAAATTTCAATCTCGGGATGGCATAGTTTGGAACACATCACCTGGAGCTCTTGTCTCACAACATTCGTTTACcgaatatcttaattttaacttaccATTCAATTATCATCTATTCGGTAAACAACCCACTTCAAATTTTACTGTAGTAATATTCTCACAACATAACAGTCTAAACACACCACTGTATCGATTAGTTCGTAATATAGCTGCAAGCAAATACTTAACTCAA ataattataaattcatgtGCTGACAACAATGGTAAAAGTGGATACCAAAAAATTGCTGGTATACAAATATTAGTATCGTCTGGAAATGGCTGTAGGAGATTTGAACCATTACCATTTATTAAGACTGAAGCCATATTATCATTAGATGATGATGTGGTTTTAACAACAGATGAAATTGATTTTGCATTTCATGTCTGGCAATCGTTTCCTGATAGAATCGTTGGATTTCCGGCTAGATCACATTATTGGGACAACAGCAAG GACTCTTGGTTATATACATCAAAATGGACAAATGAATATTCAATAATACTCACTGGTGCCGCTTTCTACCATCAATACTACAATACACTATATACTCAATGGTTAAGTCCTTTATTAATCAAAACGGTTGAACAATCACATAATTGTGAAGATATACTCATGAACTTTTTAGTCAGTCATGTAACCCGTCGTCCACCAATTAAAGTGTCACAAAGAAAACACTACAAAGAACAAGCTAACAATGGCATGCCAAA ATCACCTTGGAATGATCCAGATCACTTTATGCAAAGACAAACTTGTCTAAACACTTTTGTAGTACTTTTTGGTTACATGCCATTACTTCAATCAAGTGTAAGATTCGATCCGATTTTATTCAAGGACCCTGTatcaaattttcgaaaaaaatataaacaaattgaacTGGTAtccaattag
- the LOC132951478 gene encoding integrator complex subunit 9, translating into MKVYCLSEDPNKPCFVIKLKSVTIMLDCGLSAHSVLNFLPLYPIPDWKPNKAAAWIPKNFSDPQIEGELNECMTNQVLVNSAPEFMTPLTKLVDFADIDVILVSNYMTMLALPFITENTGFKGVVYMTEPTLHIGKLFLEELVDFVEQSPKPNVAKYWKEILHLLPPPLCNSFKPHTWKQLYSLAQVNSSLTRVQMISYDQKIEITGALTVTAVSSGYCLGSSNWVIYLESKKLVYVSNTSTLTTHPRPMDQVNLKNADLMLLSSLTQAPAANPDSMLGELCLSVAVTLRNNGSVLIPCYPSGVVYDLFECLSSHLDSTALGQIPMYFISPVAHSSLEYSNILAEWLSQSKQNKVYFPEEPFPHAQLVKSGRLKHFKHVYTDDLWNDLRQPCVVFCGHPSLRFGDVVHFVEYWGTNPLNTIIFTEPEFPYLEALAPFQPLSMKAMHCPIDTSMNFTQANKMIKDLKPAVLILPERYAIPPTGFSHKNEFVIDQIDRKVLTIKRGEVISEKLDIKTVNVPFTTEMAVSVTLNELQSGLKSSKFTAVLDTKDNKYKLDILRDDLLANKTTEPYLLETLFKKTYEWGQLDIDRFLRALTNEGVSDPKIEHNAHGYTIHLKSEDTLIQVDDKSTHIFCEKMDKNWRLKLRSIVMECLNSF; encoded by the exons ATGAAAGTG tATTGTTTGAGTGAAGATCCGAACAAACCATGTTTTGTGATAAAGTTAAAATCAGTTACAATAATGTTGGACTGTGGTCTATCAGCACAcagtgttttgaattttttacctTTATATCCAATACCAGACTGGAAACCAAATAAAGCAGCAGCTTGGATACCTAAGAACTTCTCTGACCCTCAAATTGAAGGG gaACTTAATGAATGTATGACTAATCAAGTTCTTGTAAATTCTGCACCTGAATTCATGACGCCACTAACAAAGTTAGTTGACTTTGCTGACATTGATGTTATATTGGTGTCCAACTATATGACCATGTTGGCTTTACCAtttattactgaaaatacaGGCTTCAAAGGGGTTGTGTACATGACTGAACCGACTTTGCACATAGGAAA attatttCTTGAAGAACTAGTAGATTTTGTTGAACAGTCACCAAAACCTAATGTTGCTAAATACTGGAAGGAAATCTTGCACTTACTGCCACCACCTTTGTGTAACAGTTTCAAACCTCATACATGGAAACAATTGTACAGTCTTGCACAAGTTAATTCAAGCTTAACACGTGTGCAGATGATCAGTTATGATCAAAAAATt GAAATTACTGGTGCATTGACTGTGACAGCTGTTAGTTCTGGTTATTGCCTGGGTAGCAGTAATTGGGTGATATATTTAGAAAGTAAGAAATTGGTTTATGTCAGCAATACTTCAACATTAACAACCCATCcaag ACCCATGGatcaagtaaatttaaaaaatgctgaTCTAATGCTGTTAAGTAGTCTAACACAAGCACCCGCTGCTAATCCAGACTCAATGCTCGGAGAACTATGTTTGTCAGTTGCTGTTACATTGCGAAATAATGGTTCAGTCCTTATTCCATGTTATCCATCAGGTGTtgtttatgatttatttgaatGCTTATCATCTCACTTGGATAGCACAGCTTTAGGTCAAATtccaatgtattttatttctccAGTGGCGCATAGTTCTTtagaatattcaaatattcttGCAGAATG GCTGTCtcaatcaaaacaaaataaagtatactttcCAGAAGAACCATTTCCACATGCACAATTAGTTAAGTCTGGGCGTTTAAAGCATTTTAAACATGTCTATACAGATGATTTGTGGAACGATTTAAgacaa cctTGTGTGGTATTTTGCGGTCATCCTAGTTTGCGATTTGGTGATGTCGTACATTTTGTAGAATATTGGGGTACAAATCCTctgaacacaataatatttacag AACCAGAGTTTCCATATTTAGAAGCCTTAGCTCCGTTCCAACCACTATCTATGAAGGCTATGCACTGTCCTATTGATACAAGTATGAATTTCACCCAGGCCAACAAAATGATTAAAGATCTTAAACCAGCTGTGTTAATTCTTCCTGAGCGTTATGCCATTCCACCAACTGGATTTAgtcataaaaatgaatttgttaTTGATCAA attgatAGGaaagtattaactataaaaCGAGGTGAAGTTATTTCGGAGAAACTTGATATAAAAACAGTTAATGTACCATTTACAACAGAGATGGCAGTGAGTGTAACACTAAACGAATTACAATCTGGACTAAAGTCATCAAAATTTACAGCTGTTTTagatactaaggataataagtATAAGTTAGAC attttgagggATGACTTATTAGCAAATAAGACAACTGAACCTTATTTATtagaaacattatttaaaaaaacttatgaatGGGGGCAATTGGATATTGATAGGTTTTTACGTGCATTGACAAATGAAGGAGTGAGTGACCCTAAAATTGAACATAACGCACATGGGTATACCATACATCTT AAATCAGAAGACACATTGATCCAAGTGGATGATAAGTCCACTCATATATTCTGTGAAAAGATGGATAAAAACTGGAGACTCAAACTTAGAAGTATAGTAATGGAGTGCcttaattctttttaa
- the LOC132951481 gene encoding vesicle transport through interaction with t-SNAREs homolog 1B, translating to MPLHFVLYHVVHISMEVLEENRKVLLRTNDRLTSIKSIAVETEEIGSAIVQELGEQRQTLHGTRNRLEDIDSSRISSHRYVSAINRHVFQDKLMLVLIIIIEACTLVGLVYIKFIKN from the coding sequence ATGccattacattttgtattatatcatgTAGTACACATTTCAATGGAAGTCCTTGAAGAGAATCGTAAAGTATTGTTACGCACCAATGATCGTTTGACTAGCATAAAATCTATTGCTGTAGAAACTGAAGAAATTGGTTCTGCGATTGTTCAAGAATTGGGAGAACAAAGACAGACACTCCATGGTACTCGCAATCGATTGGAAGACATTGACAGTTCCAGAATATCTTCACACCGTTATGTCTCTGCTATTAATAGACATGTTTTCCAGGACAAACTTATGCTTgtactcattattattattgaggcCTGCACTTTAGTTGGACTTgtctatataaaatttataaaaaattaa